A single region of the Nicotiana sylvestris chromosome 6, ASM39365v2, whole genome shotgun sequence genome encodes:
- the LOC138871366 gene encoding uncharacterized protein, giving the protein MIEVVHKDGEPKKSSKSVMMIRASESNLVKAPDSTKAKPLIIEGATEKPSSLNLKPPVLVVKGLSKDVGASTESSKVVVPAILKEKVNETGGLTHSGRCFTPEELRKAKPFKDSQIPVKKSVTKEEAEEFLKKMKVQDYSIVEQVLMKILNEAHVPDKITVKHLEKISGKIFEANRITFSDDELPMEGIEHNRALYLTVKCEDSIVSRGLVDNGSSANICPMSTLQKLKIGTEIIHLNSVCVRGFDGGGKDSVGDIMLVLSIRPVEFTMEFQVLDVAVFYNLLLGRPWIHAAKAVPSSLHRMVKFEWCRQEIVVHGDEDLSACNDTIVSFIEAKDDKGPWVYQTFETVSIEKIPEGKCIPGPKLSSTSVMVANEMLKNSFVPGKGLGSSLQGIVHPIRPNGNPGMFGLGFTPTEKDVRRVKNMKQKVWSLPKPVPHISKSFVNPGAEKPPTSSIPKPVVDVDEELIKRFQSLFEEVNMVEVGESSSKADVQLVGPNVKLSNWEATPLPTRKDSFYAGCSDMTCMKNFQPNLKIQSNPEITIQEVEYDDETKYDEEAAFEEVILDNSFGCVLGQHDITGKKEKAIYYLSKKFTPYEVKYTLLERTCCALTWVAQTLKYYMSSYTTYLISRMDPLKYIFQKPMPTGRLAK; this is encoded by the exons ATGATTGAAGTAGTTCACAAGGACGGGGAGCCCAAGAAGTCTTCTaagtccgtcatgatgattcgggccagtGAAAGTAATTTGGTTAAAGCTCCTGACTCTACCAAAGCGAAGCCCTTGATAATTGAAGGGGCGACAGAAAAGCCGAGCTCGCTCAATTTGAAACCACCCGTGTTGGTCGTGAAAGGGCTGTCAAAAGATGTTGGGGCAAGTACAGAAAGTTCAAAAGTGGTAGTACCAGCGATTCTAA AGGAAAAAGTTAATGAAACTGGAGGATTGACTCATTCTGGGAGATGTTTCACCCCAGAAGAATTAAGGAAAGCCAAGCCATTCAAGGATAGCCAGATTCCAGTAAAGAAATCGGTCACCAAGGAAGaagctgaggagttcctgaaaaagatgaaagtgcaggactattccattgtggaaca ggtcttgatgaagattttgaatgaggcacatgttccTGATAAGATCACAGTGAAGCACTTGGAAAAGATATCTGGCAAGATCTTCGAAGCAAATAGGATCACTTTCTCGGACGATGAACTTCCTATGGAGGGTATAGAACACAACCGAGCACTCTATCTcacggtgaagtgtgaagattctATTGTCTCAAGGGGTTTGGTTGATAATGGCTCCAGTGCGAATATTTGTCCCATGTCTACTCTGCAAAAACTGAAGATTGGCACCGAAATAATCCACTTGAACAGTGTGTGTGTTCGAGGCTTTGATGGGGGAGGTAAAGATTCTGTTGGAGATATAATGCTCGTATTGTCGATACGGCCTGttgagtttaccatggaattccaagtgttagatGTAGCTGTCttctacaatttgttgttgggcaGGCCCTGGATACATGCTGCTAAGGCAGTCCCATCCTCTTTGCACcgaatggtgaagtttgaatggtgcaggcaggaaatagttgtgcacggtgaTGAGGACCTGTCAGCTTGTAATGATACAATTGTTTCGTTCATCGAAGCtaaagatgataagggaccttggGTCTATCAGACTTTCGAAACAGTGTCTAttgagaaaattcctgaaggaaaatgcattccgGGTCCTAAGCTATCCTCCACGTCCGTCATGGTTgcgaatgaaatgttgaagaatagTTTTGTGCCGGGCAAGGGTCTGGGCTCATCTCTGCAGGGTATTGTGCATCCAATACGCCCCAATGGGAATCCGGGTatgtttggtttgggattcacTCCCACAGAGAAGGATGTGAGAAGGGTTAAAAATATGAAACAGAAGGTATGGTCGCTCCCCAAGCCCGTCCCACACATCTCTAAGTCTTTTGTCAATCCAGGGGCCGAAAAACCTCCAACCTCCTCAATCCCAAAACCTGTGGTCGATGTTGATGAAGAGCTGATCAAGAGGTTCCAAAGTCTATTCGAAgaggtcaatatggtagaagttggtgaaAGCTCTAGTAAAGCAGATGTGCAACTTGTTGGCCCAAACGTGAAgcttagcaattgggaagctactcctctccccaccaggaagga ttccttttatgCTGGTtgtagtgacatgacatgcatgaagaaTTTTCAGCCGAATCTTAAAATCCAATCTAATCCTGAAATAACAATCCAAGaagtagaatatgatgatgaaacaaaatatgatgaagaagcagcatttgaggaagtca tcttggataattcttttgggtgtgtattgggtcaacatgacatcacgggAAAGAAGGAGAAAgcaatctattatctcagtaagaagttcactccctatgaggttaagtacactctgcttgagaggacatgttgcgccctgacttgggtggcacaaacgTTGAAGTATTAtatgtcgtcctacactacttacctcatttctcgcatggatcctctaaagtatatctttcagaagcctatgcccacgggaagactAGCGAAGTGA